A single region of the Thermococcus paralvinellae genome encodes:
- the yjjX gene encoding inosine/xanthosine triphosphatase — protein MRVAVGSTNPTKVKAVEEIMREFYENVEVIAVEVDSEVGDQPIGLEKTIEGAINRARKALNKTNADLGVGIEAGLYEVPYTITGYMDIQFCAIVDREGRITLGHGPGFEYPPYAVEQVLKEIAVPMSELSGDIELKKTIGAIGFLTRGKLLRKELNKLAVLMAMIPRINEEIYFGQ, from the coding sequence ATGAGAGTAGCAGTTGGTTCAACAAACCCAACAAAAGTCAAAGCTGTTGAAGAAATTATGAGAGAATTTTACGAAAATGTTGAAGTCATAGCAGTTGAGGTTGATAGCGAAGTTGGAGATCAACCAATAGGACTAGAAAAAACAATTGAAGGAGCTATTAACAGAGCTAGGAAGGCTTTAAATAAGACTAATGCAGACTTAGGTGTTGGGATAGAAGCAGGACTTTATGAAGTCCCATACACCATAACCGGATATATGGACATTCAGTTCTGTGCGATTGTTGATAGAGAAGGGAGAATAACCCTAGGTCACGGGCCAGGCTTTGAGTACCCGCCCTATGCCGTTGAACAGGTTTTAAAGGAAATTGCAGTTCCAATGAGTGAACTAAGTGGAGATATAGAGTTAAAAAAGACTATAGGGGCGATAGGCTTTTTAACAAGAGGAAAGTTACTGAGAAAAGAGTTGAACAAACTAGCAGTTTTAATGGCAATGATACCGAGGATAAATGAGGAGATCTATTTTGGGCAATGA
- a CDS encoding TIGR00529 family membrane protein: MIEVLKLLITFVLVIILIRLKVHVGISIFAGSILLGILFGLTPLELIKAFYYSSTAWSTVRLILIIVFIMAMTNVFSQIGYLKDMEKAIKELFPKAKYSLAMLPALIGLMPMPAGALVSAPMIEEVANKLNLKPEEKTVVNYWFRHVWEFSWPMYQAIIIASAILGIAVRDFSIKMFPLTILMIIIGYVLLLRPIKDETSETGNRKEGAKLLLKATYPILVIILVSIILGYDMVYGALIGFISALAPHFRNLDRKQILKRGVQPKIVFLLLAVMYFKYLLQTTGAVSALPEAIIQLNLPVTFVITLTPFIVGLMTGISFAYVGMAFPLLLPFFTSFDKIALAYLSGYMGMLFSPVHLCLVFSAEYYKAELERVYRKLLVPGAVLFILGVIYTILLR, encoded by the coding sequence ATGATCGAGGTACTTAAGCTACTCATAACATTTGTCCTTGTAATAATTCTTATTCGCCTAAAAGTCCATGTGGGGATTTCAATCTTTGCCGGCTCAATTCTACTGGGAATTCTTTTTGGTTTGACACCATTGGAACTAATTAAAGCCTTTTATTACTCTTCAACTGCCTGGAGCACAGTAAGGTTGATTTTGATTATCGTATTCATAATGGCAATGACAAATGTTTTCTCTCAAATCGGGTATCTCAAAGACATGGAGAAAGCTATCAAAGAGCTGTTTCCTAAAGCTAAATATTCACTTGCAATGCTCCCAGCTCTGATAGGTTTAATGCCAATGCCAGCTGGTGCTTTAGTTTCAGCCCCAATGATTGAAGAAGTCGCCAATAAGCTCAACTTAAAGCCAGAAGAAAAAACCGTTGTAAACTACTGGTTTAGGCATGTCTGGGAATTTTCCTGGCCAATGTATCAAGCTATCATAATTGCCTCAGCCATTTTAGGAATAGCTGTTAGAGATTTCAGCATAAAGATGTTCCCGCTGACTATTTTGATGATAATCATTGGATATGTTCTATTGCTGAGACCAATAAAAGATGAGACATCCGAAACTGGAAACAGAAAGGAGGGGGCAAAACTCCTTTTGAAAGCAACTTATCCAATATTGGTAATTATCCTAGTTTCAATTATTTTGGGATATGACATGGTGTATGGAGCGCTCATTGGGTTTATTTCTGCATTAGCACCCCATTTTAGGAATCTCGATAGAAAGCAGATTCTCAAGCGTGGAGTCCAGCCAAAAATAGTATTTTTGCTTCTTGCTGTTATGTATTTCAAGTATCTTCTTCAAACAACGGGGGCTGTTAGTGCACTGCCAGAAGCAATAATTCAATTAAATCTCCCAGTAACCTTTGTGATAACTCTAACACCATTCATTGTGGGGTTAATGACGGGAATAAGCTTTGCATACGTTGGAATGGCATTTCCGCTTTTACTTCCTTTCTTCACAAGCTTTGATAAAATCGCTCTCGCATATCTCAGCGGTTACATGGGGATGCTATTTAGTCCAGTGCATCTTTGTCTAGTTTTCTCAGCTGAATATTATAAAGCAGAATTAGAAAGAGTTTACAGAAAGCTTTTAGTTCCTGGAGCCGTTTTGTTTATTCTAGGAGTAATATACACTATCTTGCTAAGGTGA
- the ileS gene encoding isoleucine--tRNA ligase has translation MIREPEFREYNAQLLEEKMEKFWAENNIYEKVKQSRANGPKYYFLDGPPYVSGAIHLGTAWNKIIKDMIIRFRTMQGYNVRRQPGFDMHGLPIEVKVEQALGLKIKKDIEEKIGVDNFIKKCREFALKNLKIMTEQFKMLGVWMDWDNPYMTIKNEYIESAWFTLKKAWEKGLLEKDMRVLHWCPRCETALAEHEVRGEYKIREDPSIYVKFPLEGKENEYLLIWTTTPWTLPANLAVVAHPEYDYVKVKVELDGKEEYWYLAKALVDKVLEEIGVKGEIVEEFKGKDLEGLRYFHIFLEEYPRQKEFREKYEWAHRVILGDFVTLGEGTGLVHSAPGHGEEDFEVGRKYGLPVYSPLDDEGRYVEGKWKGIYVKDADPEIIEYLKEKGLLVKAGTIEHKYPHCWRCKTPLIFRATEQWFLKVSKVKDQIIKENDEKVTWYPDWVKIRFDNGVRDSGDWVISRQRYWGIPLPIWQSEDGEIYIVGSFRELVELSVAIEVNGERIELPESYEEKIKVIEEKLGPEDLHRPYVDAFIIKVNGKEMRRVKDVLDVWFDSGIASWASLGYPREKELFEKLWPADFIVEGEDQVTKWFYSQQAASVIAFDTVPYRHVAMHGYVLDEKGDKMSKSLGNIIRPEEVVQKEGRDAFRFYMLWATTPWENLRFSWKGLAQVKRMLNILWNVYILAATYMSLDKFEPEKVNPEELPFREEDKWILSRVNSLVETVTNGIETFYLTRATRGIYDFVVEDLSRWYVRLIRKRLWVEGDDPDKLAAYWTLWKVFDVLLRLMAPFTPYIAEAIYQNMVARKESVHLEDWPVKEFTDEELEKEMAVVRKIVEAGAAARQKAKIKLRYPVRQILIETEDELTKKAVERLNRILRAQLNAKEVKVAKVEREIRVKPNFAKLGPHFKGDAKLIAKWIDEQNDRELYEKLMKGKLKVEIEGKEFTLERDHIVVEEQLPDFLVGEEFDYGKVFVDKTLTRELMMEGLAREFIRRIQEMRKRLDLDVNDRIKVYIETTEENKELLKDMLDYVKRETRAVEVFFEEPKGYVVDWEDVNAKIGIEKVE, from the coding sequence ATGATAAGGGAACCAGAATTTAGAGAATACAATGCCCAGCTATTGGAAGAAAAGATGGAGAAGTTTTGGGCTGAAAACAATATATACGAAAAGGTAAAGCAGAGCAGAGCCAATGGGCCGAAGTACTACTTTTTGGATGGACCACCATATGTTAGCGGTGCAATACACCTTGGTACAGCTTGGAACAAGATAATCAAGGACATGATAATAAGGTTTAGAACGATGCAAGGTTACAATGTGAGAAGACAGCCAGGTTTTGATATGCATGGTCTTCCAATTGAAGTTAAAGTGGAGCAGGCTTTAGGACTGAAGATAAAGAAAGATATAGAAGAGAAAATTGGCGTTGATAACTTCATAAAGAAGTGTAGAGAATTTGCACTCAAAAACCTCAAGATAATGACCGAGCAGTTTAAGATGCTCGGCGTTTGGATGGACTGGGATAATCCATATATGACAATAAAGAACGAATACATTGAATCAGCTTGGTTTACTCTTAAGAAAGCTTGGGAGAAGGGCTTACTTGAGAAAGACATGAGAGTTCTTCACTGGTGTCCAAGGTGTGAGACAGCTTTGGCTGAGCATGAAGTCAGAGGCGAGTATAAGATAAGGGAAGACCCAAGTATATATGTCAAATTCCCACTTGAAGGCAAAGAAAATGAGTATCTCCTAATCTGGACGACTACACCATGGACTCTGCCAGCCAACCTGGCCGTAGTGGCTCATCCAGAGTATGATTACGTTAAAGTTAAGGTCGAGCTTGACGGAAAAGAGGAGTACTGGTATCTAGCAAAGGCACTTGTGGATAAAGTTCTTGAGGAGATAGGAGTTAAAGGAGAGATTGTTGAGGAGTTCAAAGGAAAAGACCTTGAAGGACTCAGATACTTCCACATATTCCTTGAGGAGTATCCAAGGCAAAAAGAGTTTAGAGAGAAGTATGAATGGGCTCACCGCGTAATTCTTGGTGATTTTGTAACACTCGGGGAGGGTACAGGATTAGTTCATTCGGCACCAGGTCATGGTGAAGAAGACTTTGAGGTTGGAAGAAAGTATGGACTGCCAGTGTATTCCCCTCTTGATGATGAGGGAAGATATGTAGAAGGCAAGTGGAAAGGCATTTATGTCAAGGATGCAGACCCAGAGATAATAGAGTATCTCAAAGAGAAAGGTCTTCTCGTGAAAGCTGGAACCATAGAGCACAAGTATCCACACTGCTGGAGATGTAAGACTCCTCTCATATTCAGAGCAACAGAGCAGTGGTTCCTCAAGGTCAGTAAAGTAAAAGACCAGATAATCAAAGAAAATGATGAGAAAGTCACATGGTATCCAGATTGGGTTAAGATAAGGTTTGACAACGGCGTCAGAGACAGTGGAGACTGGGTCATCAGCCGTCAGAGATATTGGGGAATACCCTTACCAATATGGCAGAGCGAGGACGGTGAGATATACATTGTGGGCAGCTTTAGAGAGTTAGTTGAGCTTTCCGTTGCTATTGAAGTGAACGGCGAAAGGATTGAGCTTCCAGAGAGCTATGAAGAAAAGATCAAAGTCATAGAAGAGAAGCTTGGTCCAGAAGACTTGCACAGACCTTACGTTGATGCCTTCATAATAAAGGTGAACGGCAAAGAAATGAGGCGTGTAAAAGACGTCCTTGACGTGTGGTTTGACAGCGGAATAGCATCATGGGCTTCTCTCGGCTATCCGAGGGAGAAAGAGCTGTTTGAGAAGCTCTGGCCCGCTGACTTCATAGTTGAGGGTGAAGACCAAGTTACAAAGTGGTTCTACTCCCAGCAAGCTGCAAGCGTCATAGCTTTTGACACTGTTCCATACAGACATGTTGCAATGCACGGTTATGTTCTCGATGAAAAAGGAGACAAGATGAGCAAAAGCCTTGGAAACATCATAAGGCCAGAAGAAGTTGTACAGAAAGAGGGAAGAGATGCTTTTCGCTTTTACATGCTCTGGGCAACGACTCCTTGGGAGAACTTGAGATTCAGCTGGAAGGGACTAGCTCAAGTCAAGCGTATGTTGAACATACTCTGGAACGTCTACATACTTGCAGCAACTTACATGAGCCTTGACAAGTTTGAACCAGAGAAGGTCAACCCAGAAGAGTTGCCCTTCAGAGAAGAGGATAAGTGGATTTTAAGCAGGGTGAACAGCTTAGTTGAAACTGTTACAAACGGAATAGAGACATTCTATCTCACAAGAGCGACAAGGGGAATCTATGACTTCGTCGTTGAGGACTTAAGCAGATGGTATGTGAGATTGATAAGAAAGAGGCTCTGGGTTGAGGGAGACGATCCAGACAAATTGGCTGCATACTGGACTCTCTGGAAGGTCTTTGATGTGCTGTTGAGGCTTATGGCACCGTTCACACCATACATAGCGGAGGCAATCTACCAGAACATGGTTGCCAGAAAGGAGAGCGTTCACCTAGAGGACTGGCCTGTCAAAGAATTCACGGATGAAGAGCTTGAGAAGGAGATGGCAGTAGTTAGAAAGATAGTTGAGGCGGGAGCGGCAGCGAGACAAAAAGCAAAGATAAAGCTCAGATACCCGGTCAGACAGATTCTCATAGAGACAGAGGATGAGCTTACAAAGAAAGCTGTGGAAAGATTGAACAGAATTTTGAGAGCCCAGCTCAATGCTAAGGAAGTCAAAGTCGCAAAGGTAGAAAGAGAAATAAGGGTCAAACCAAACTTCGCAAAGCTCGGTCCGCACTTCAAAGGCGATGCAAAGCTCATAGCTAAGTGGATTGATGAGCAGAACGACAGAGAGCTTTATGAAAAGCTCATGAAGGGCAAGCTCAAAGTTGAGATTGAAGGCAAAGAATTTACTCTCGAGAGAGACCACATAGTTGTTGAAGAGCAACTCCCAGACTTCCTCGTTGGTGAAGAGTTCGATTACGGAAAGGTCTTTGTGGACAAGACGCTTACAAGAGAGCTCATGATGGAAGGACTTGCAAGAGAATTCATCAGAAGAATACAGGAGATGAGAAAGAGGCTTGACTTAGACGTCAACGACAGAATAAAGGTTTACATTGAGACAACCGAGGAGAACAAAGAGTTGCTTAAGGATATGCTCGACTACGTAAAGAGAGAAACGAGAGCGGTTGAAGTGTTCTTCGAGGAGCCAAAAGGCTACGTCGTTGATTGGGAGGATGTGAACGCAAAGATTGGAATTGAGAAGGTTGAGTGA
- a CDS encoding radical SAM protein yields the protein MRESRYYSYVVGELPEGCKLCVKGAKLVLFTTGVCPRDCFYCPLSPWRREDVAYANERPIKSIDDIIEEAKIQEALGAGVTGGDPLARLDRTVEYIKVLKENFGKKFHVHLYTTGVLATKENLKKLYDAGLDEIRFHPDLFNPNSKLFKVEIENIKNAFDFDWDVGGEVPAVPGQGERIRWFAEFLDKLGAKFLNINELEFSETNLRALINRGYQPISNESSAIKGSLELGLEILRWGEENTSLSYHLCTAKLKDAIQLKNRLKRMARNVAKPYMEITEDGTLKFAIAEYEDLDELYNLLVEEADVPEEWLYLNRKKRRIEMPIEVALELADAIEGDVRFYILEEYPTWDRIEVERTPIN from the coding sequence ATGAGAGAGAGCAGGTATTACTCATATGTCGTTGGTGAGTTACCCGAGGGATGCAAGCTCTGTGTTAAAGGGGCCAAGTTAGTGCTTTTTACTACAGGTGTATGTCCAAGAGACTGCTTCTACTGTCCTCTTAGCCCTTGGCGTAGAGAGGATGTAGCTTATGCAAATGAGAGACCCATAAAAAGCATAGATGACATTATAGAAGAAGCTAAAATCCAAGAAGCTTTAGGAGCTGGAGTTACCGGAGGAGACCCTCTGGCGAGGCTGGATAGAACAGTAGAATACATCAAAGTTTTGAAGGAGAATTTTGGCAAAAAGTTCCACGTCCATCTCTACACCACTGGGGTTTTAGCAACAAAGGAAAATTTGAAGAAGCTTTACGATGCTGGCTTAGATGAGATTCGCTTTCACCCAGATTTATTTAATCCGAACTCGAAGCTTTTCAAAGTTGAGATTGAGAACATAAAGAACGCTTTTGACTTTGACTGGGACGTTGGCGGAGAAGTTCCAGCTGTTCCAGGACAAGGGGAAAGAATAAGGTGGTTTGCAGAATTTTTAGATAAGCTTGGAGCTAAATTTCTAAACATAAATGAGCTTGAGTTCAGCGAGACGAATCTGAGAGCGCTTATCAACAGAGGATATCAACCAATAAGTAATGAGAGTTCAGCAATTAAAGGGAGCTTAGAGCTCGGACTTGAAATTCTCAGATGGGGTGAAGAGAATACCTCACTTAGCTATCATCTCTGCACTGCAAAGCTGAAGGACGCGATTCAGCTCAAGAACAGGCTGAAAAGGATGGCGAGAAACGTCGCTAAGCCTTACATGGAGATAACTGAAGATGGAACGCTGAAGTTTGCAATAGCGGAATATGAAGATTTGGACGAGCTCTACAACCTTTTAGTTGAAGAAGCTGACGTTCCAGAGGAGTGGCTTTACTTAAACAGGAAAAAGAGAAGGATTGAAATGCCGATTGAAGTTGCCCTTGAATTGGCTGATGCAATAGAGGGGGATGTTAGGTTTTATATCTTGGAGGAGTATCCGACTTGGGATAGAATTGAGGTTGAAAGGACGCCGATAAATTAG
- the rqcH gene encoding ribosome rescue protein RqcH, with translation MKEEMSSVDIKYIVEELKSLKGARIDKIYHDESEIRIKLHKAGEGRKDLIIEAGKRIHLTSYIKEAPKMPSSFTMLLRKHLSGGFFDDIEQHDFDRIVKIKVGNYTLIAELFRRGNIVLVDENNIIIGALRYEEFRDRAIKPKHEYKLPPARESPVEVSWERFLELIKSEDVEIVRALARKLNMGGLYAEEILLRAEIDKKKKANKLSEEELKLIFEKMKEVFNAPKKPNIIYKDGTMIDVVPIELKWYENYEKKYFKTFSEALDEYFGKITVEKAKIERTKRLEEKKRQILATLRRQEEQMKGFEAEMKKNQELGDLIYANFTFIDNLLREFSKAVEKLGWEEFKKRIEEGKKAGNKIALMVKSIDPKEKAVTIEIDGKKIRLYLNKSIGENAEIYYEKAKKAKHKLEGAKKAYEDTKKKLQEIEKLIKEEMKKEVKVKKLEKRKKKWFEKFRWFISSEGFLVIGGKDATTNEMVVKKHMDENDLYCHADVHGAPHIVIKDGQKASEKTIFEACQFAVSMSKAWSEGVYSADAYWAYPNQVTKKAPSGEYLGKGAFMVYGKRNWYHGIPLKLAVGVINYEGEDLVMCGPVDAVKAHTKRYIVIRPGDLKKSELVKKIKKILERWGYKVAEEDLMAILPPGEGDIVEVVE, from the coding sequence ATGAAAGAAGAAATGAGCAGCGTTGACATCAAATACATAGTTGAAGAGCTTAAGTCCCTTAAAGGCGCGAGAATTGACAAGATTTATCATGACGAGAGTGAGATTAGGATTAAGCTCCACAAAGCAGGCGAGGGGAGAAAAGATTTAATCATTGAGGCTGGCAAAAGAATTCACTTGACGAGCTACATAAAAGAAGCTCCAAAGATGCCTTCATCGTTCACGATGCTTCTCCGCAAACACTTAAGCGGCGGCTTTTTTGATGATATTGAGCAGCATGACTTTGACAGAATTGTAAAGATTAAGGTTGGGAACTATACCCTCATAGCTGAGCTCTTTAGGAGAGGAAATATAGTTCTAGTTGATGAAAACAACATTATCATTGGCGCTTTGAGGTATGAGGAATTTAGAGACAGAGCAATAAAGCCAAAGCATGAGTATAAACTCCCCCCAGCAAGGGAGAGCCCTGTAGAAGTGAGCTGGGAAAGATTCCTTGAATTAATTAAAAGCGAAGACGTTGAGATTGTAAGGGCACTGGCAAGAAAGCTGAACATGGGAGGTCTCTACGCAGAGGAAATTCTTCTGAGAGCTGAAATTGACAAGAAAAAGAAAGCAAACAAGCTGAGCGAAGAGGAGCTTAAACTGATTTTTGAGAAGATGAAAGAGGTATTTAACGCTCCAAAGAAGCCAAACATCATATATAAAGATGGGACAATGATTGACGTAGTCCCAATTGAGCTCAAATGGTATGAAAATTATGAGAAAAAATACTTTAAAACATTCAGCGAAGCCCTAGATGAGTACTTTGGAAAGATAACCGTGGAAAAAGCAAAAATTGAGAGAACTAAGCGTTTAGAAGAGAAAAAGAGGCAGATATTAGCAACGCTTAGAAGGCAGGAAGAGCAGATGAAAGGCTTTGAAGCCGAGATGAAGAAAAATCAAGAGCTTGGCGATTTAATATATGCGAATTTCACTTTCATTGATAATCTTTTGAGAGAGTTTTCAAAAGCTGTTGAAAAGCTCGGCTGGGAAGAATTCAAAAAACGCATAGAGGAAGGCAAGAAAGCTGGAAATAAGATAGCCCTGATGGTTAAATCAATAGACCCCAAGGAAAAGGCTGTCACAATTGAAATTGATGGCAAGAAAATTAGGCTGTATCTCAACAAAAGTATTGGCGAAAATGCTGAGATTTATTATGAGAAAGCTAAAAAAGCCAAACACAAGCTCGAAGGAGCAAAGAAGGCTTATGAAGACACCAAGAAGAAACTTCAAGAGATTGAAAAGCTGATTAAAGAAGAAATGAAAAAGGAGGTCAAAGTCAAAAAGTTAGAGAAAAGAAAGAAGAAGTGGTTTGAAAAGTTTAGATGGTTTATAAGCAGTGAAGGATTTCTCGTTATAGGAGGGAAGGATGCAACAACCAATGAAATGGTAGTTAAAAAGCACATGGACGAAAATGACTTGTATTGTCACGCTGATGTTCACGGAGCACCTCACATTGTAATCAAAGACGGACAAAAAGCGAGTGAAAAGACTATATTTGAGGCATGTCAGTTTGCCGTTTCAATGTCAAAAGCATGGAGCGAAGGCGTTTATTCAGCAGATGCCTACTGGGCGTATCCAAATCAAGTTACAAAGAAAGCTCCAAGCGGAGAGTATCTTGGCAAAGGTGCATTTATGGTTTATGGAAAGAGAAACTGGTATCACGGAATTCCCCTCAAGCTGGCAGTTGGGGTAATAAACTACGAGGGAGAAGATTTGGTAATGTGCGGCCCAGTTGATGCTGTTAAAGCCCACACAAAGAGATACATTGTAATAAGACCCGGCGACTTGAAGAAGAGCGAGCTTGTGAAGAAGATTAAGAAGATTCTTGAAAGATGGGGATATAAGGTTGCTGAAGAAGATTTAATGGCAATTCTGCCGCCGGGAGAAGGGGATATAGTGGAGGTGGTGGAATGA
- a CDS encoding 1,4-alpha-glucan branching protein — translation MRGYFTFVLHTHIPYVRQHGKWPFGEEWIFEAIAESYIPLLMEFERLKKKGVEFQLVIGITPILAEQLADEYMKAEFEEYMERKLNAMREDLKKFKDAKLKKAVEYMLNYFEEVFEYWKSINGDIIGKFKQFQDEGYIEIITSAATHGYLPLLGRDEAIEGQLINGILTYEKHFGRKPNGIWLPECAYRPEGFWQSPSSGEILWRKGLEKFLEKYNLKFFFVESHLIDEGPASFGYGKILPAKTPKSTLRPYFIKGTNIAVFARNRETGLQVWSADIGYPGDFWYREFHKKAEKSGGQYWRVTGKHIDLGDKEPYVPEKALERVEEHARHFVSLVKELLENYEKETGEKGIIVAPYDTELFGHWWFEGVKWLGRVLELMSEEGIETTTISRFLESYKGERYEIELPEGSWGMYGTHYTWWNPEVEWMWGHIHKAEDRMVALVSKYLHEDEFGDRVLEQLGRELLLIESSDWPFLITTAQAKEYGKRRLLEHVNAFHRLANALEEYFKNNEFKEMKFLEEIEEKDNPFHPINIEVYVSEEPPTLPEYIEPPEVPEEKESFKEKKNLE, via the coding sequence GTGAGGGGATATTTTACGTTTGTACTGCACACTCACATCCCTTATGTGAGACAGCACGGCAAATGGCCGTTTGGAGAAGAGTGGATATTTGAAGCGATAGCAGAGAGTTATATCCCTCTTTTAATGGAATTTGAGCGCTTAAAAAAGAAAGGTGTTGAGTTTCAACTGGTTATCGGGATAACACCGATTTTAGCGGAGCAGCTTGCTGATGAGTATATGAAAGCTGAGTTTGAGGAATATATGGAGAGGAAGCTCAACGCTATGCGTGAGGATTTGAAGAAGTTTAAAGACGCTAAGTTAAAGAAAGCTGTCGAATACATGCTCAATTACTTTGAAGAAGTCTTTGAGTATTGGAAGAGCATCAATGGTGACATAATTGGGAAATTCAAGCAGTTTCAGGATGAGGGATACATCGAAATCATAACTTCGGCAGCAACTCACGGTTATCTGCCTCTCTTGGGAAGAGATGAAGCAATTGAAGGCCAGCTCATAAATGGAATATTAACTTATGAGAAGCACTTTGGAAGAAAGCCAAATGGTATATGGCTCCCAGAATGTGCCTATCGTCCAGAAGGCTTTTGGCAGAGCCCAAGCAGTGGAGAAATTTTGTGGAGAAAAGGTTTGGAGAAGTTCTTGGAAAAGTACAACCTTAAGTTCTTTTTTGTTGAAAGTCATCTCATTGATGAAGGGCCTGCAAGCTTTGGTTATGGAAAAATCCTTCCAGCCAAGACTCCGAAATCAACGTTGAGACCATACTTCATAAAAGGCACAAACATAGCGGTCTTTGCAAGGAACAGGGAAACAGGGTTGCAGGTTTGGAGTGCTGATATTGGATATCCTGGAGATTTCTGGTACAGAGAATTTCACAAGAAAGCAGAGAAGAGCGGAGGTCAGTACTGGCGTGTTACTGGAAAGCATATTGATTTAGGGGATAAAGAGCCCTATGTTCCAGAAAAAGCTTTGGAGAGAGTAGAAGAACATGCAAGGCACTTCGTTAGTTTGGTGAAGGAATTGCTTGAAAACTATGAGAAAGAGACGGGAGAGAAAGGCATAATAGTTGCTCCATATGATACTGAGCTCTTTGGTCATTGGTGGTTTGAAGGCGTCAAGTGGCTTGGCCGTGTATTGGAGTTAATGAGCGAAGAAGGAATAGAAACAACTACGATTTCAAGATTCCTTGAGAGTTATAAAGGGGAGAGGTATGAGATAGAACTCCCAGAAGGTTCATGGGGAATGTACGGAACCCATTACACATGGTGGAATCCTGAGGTTGAATGGATGTGGGGACACATACACAAAGCCGAGGACAGAATGGTTGCTTTAGTGAGCAAATACCTCCATGAAGATGAGTTTGGGGATAGGGTCTTAGAGCAGCTTGGAAGGGAGCTTTTGCTGATTGAGAGCAGTGATTGGCCATTCCTTATAACAACTGCTCAGGCTAAAGAGTATGGAAAGAGGAGACTCCTTGAGCATGTAAATGCCTTCCACCGTCTGGCAAATGCCTTGGAGGAGTACTTTAAGAATAATGAATTCAAGGAGATGAAATTCCTAGAGGAGATTGAGGAGAAAGACAATCCATTTCATCCGATAAACATTGAGGTCTATGTCAGTGAAGAACCTCCCACTCTTCCTGAATACATAGAACCTCCAGAGGTTCCAGAAGAAAAAGAGAGTTTCAAGGAAAAGAAAAATCTGGAATAA
- a CDS encoding P-II family nitrogen regulator, which produces MRKVEAIIREEDFEKVKSALKQLGIIPLTVYPVKGRGVQGGVPPYDLLPKLKIEIVVKDEDVEKVVDAIVRNARRGIPGDGKIFILPVYDAIRIRTGEKGNEALY; this is translated from the coding sequence ATGAGAAAAGTTGAGGCTATTATTAGGGAAGAAGATTTTGAGAAAGTTAAAAGCGCTCTTAAGCAGCTTGGCATCATTCCCCTGACTGTATATCCTGTTAAAGGTAGGGGTGTTCAAGGAGGAGTTCCACCTTATGATTTGTTGCCAAAACTCAAGATTGAAATTGTGGTTAAAGATGAAGATGTTGAGAAAGTTGTTGATGCCATAGTAAGAAACGCGAGAAGGGGAATCCCTGGGGATGGAAAGATCTTCATTCTGCCAGTTTATGATGCCATAAGAATAAGGACTGGAGAAAAAGGAAACGAGGCTCTTTATTAG